A stretch of DNA from Campylobacter concisus:
GCTTTGTCTCAAGTGTTGGTAAATTTGTAGATGAGTTTGAGAGTAAGCTAGCTAAAATGGTCGGTGCTAAATTCGCAGTTGCTACGACAAATGGCACCTCAGCGCTTCATATCTGCTTAAAATTAGCTGGTGTAGAGCAAAATGACGAAGTGATTACGCAGCCAGTTACTTTTATAGCAACTTGCAATGCCATTAGCTACCTTTTTGCAAAGCCAGTTTTCGTGGACGTTGATCTTGATACACTTGGTATGTCGCCAGCATCGCTTAGTGCGTTTTTGGAGAAAAACTGCGAGCTAAAAGACGGTAAATGTGTAAATAAAACTAGCGGCAGGATAGTGCGTGCCTGCGTGCCTATGCACACTTTTGGACTGCCTTGCAAGATAGTTGAGATAGCTGAAATTTGTAAGCGTTGGAACATTGCTTTGGTAGAAGATAGTGCCGAGAGCCTTGGTAGCTACTATAAAGGCACTCATACGGGAAATTTTGGCAAGCTTGCAGCCATGAGCTTTAATGGTAATAAGATTGTCACAAGCGGAGGAGGCGGAGCTATCATCACAAACGATGAGGAGATAGCAAAACACGCTAAATTTATCACCACAACGGCTAAGGTGCCACATCCTTTTGAATACCGCCACAGCGAGATCGGCTACAACTACCGCCTACCAAATTTAAACGCGGCCCTGCTTGTGGCTCAGCTTGAAAATTTGGAGCTATTTTTAAAGAGCAAACGCGAGCTTGCGATGATCTATAAAGAGTATTTTTCTAAATTTGATGATGTGAAATTTATAGATGAGCCAGTGGATACTAGGTCAAATTTTTGGTTAAATGCGGTGCTCTTTGAAAGCCGTGAAAAACGAGATAAGTTTTTAAAATTTAGCAACGAAAATGGCGTTTTCACACGCCCTATCTGGCAGCTTATGAATGAGCTTGATATGTTTAAGGACTGCCAAAGAGATGAGCTAAAAAATGCTAAATTTTTAAGCGATAGGATAGTAAATATCCCAAGTAGCGCAAGGGTGTAGCTTATGTATATGCAAAATAATACAAGGAGAGTAGTATGAAACTAAAGATAGGTTATTTTGCAGATGGTATTTGGAGCCATAACGCATTTGATAAGCTTATTAAAGACAAAGATATAGAGATAAAATTTATCTGTGCTAGGTATGATTCAAATGATGAAAAACTTCTAAACTATGCAAACGAATTTAAAATTGACTATTTAAAGCATAAAGATATAAATTCTGATGAGTTTATTGACAAAATTAAACAATATGATTGCGATTTATTCGTGTCAATGTCTTTTAATCAAATTTTTAAATCCAAGATCATAAATTTGCCAAAATATAAAACTATCAATTGCCACGCAGGTAAATTACCGTTTTATCGAGGCAGAAACATTCTAAACTGGGCTTTGATAAATGACGAAAAAGAATTCGGAATAACTGTACATTATATGGATACTGGTATAGATACCGGTGACATAATCTTACAAAAATGTTTTAACATAACAGACAATGATGACTACAAAAGCATACTGACAAAGGCACACAGCGAGTGTGCAAATATACTATACGAAGCGATATGTTTATTTAAAAATGGTAAAGCAGAGTCCAAAAAACAAGAGGGTGTCGGGTTTTACTGCTCAAGGCGAATAGAGGGCGATGAAAATTTAAATTTTAATCAAACAAGCAGAGAGGTGTTTAATTTTGTACGTGCCATTTGTTATCCAGCCATAGTAGCAAGAGCATTTTTAAACGGCAAAGAGATGAAAATAAATAAAGTAGAGCTTGTAAAAGATGCACCACTATATAAATGTGTTACTGGTGCAATTTTGTGTAAAGACGGTAATACTTTTTTGGTAAAAACACAAGATAGTTTTGTAAAAGTTGTAGAATATGAATACGATGGAAAGATTAAGGTGGGAGATAGATTTGATGTCAAATAGGGTTTTTATCATAGCCGAGGCCGGGGTTAATCACAATGGCGATAGAAATTTAGCTAAAAAACTGATCGATGTAGCAGCTAGTGCTGGCGCTAATGCGGTGAAATTTCAGACCTTTAAAGCTCAAAATCTTGTTTCAAAAAACGCGCAAAAGGCTAGCTATCAAAAACAAACTACTGATAAAAACGAAAGCCAGTTTGAGATGATAAAAAAGCTTGAACTAGATGAGAATACGCATAAAGAGCTCATAGAATACTGCAAACAAAAAAATATCACATTTCTCTCAACTCCTTTTGATAGCGACAGCATAAAGCTTCTTGATGAGCTTGGGCTTAGTACATTTAAAATCCCAAGTGGCGAGATAACAAATTTACCATATCTTAGGCAGATAGGTGGGCTAAATAAAAAGATCATTCTCTCAACTGGCATGGCAAATTTAGGCGAGGTGGAATCTGCGATAGAAGTACTTATAAAAAGCGGCACGAAACGTGAAAACATAAGCCTTCTTCATGCAAATACGCAGTATCCAACGCCGATGGAGGATGTAAATTTAAAGGCGATGATAACTCTTAAAAATGCCTTCGGTCTTGAGGTCGGATATAGCGATCATACGCTTGGCATCGAGGTTGATATCGCAGCGGTTGCCATGGGTGCAAAGATCATAGAAAAGCACTTTACACTTGATAAGAGCATGCCTGGACCTGATCATAAGGCTAGTCTTGAGCCAGATGAGCTAGCGGACATGATTAGGGCTATTAGAAATATCGAACTAGCACTTGGTGATGGGTTAAAGCACTTTAGTAAAAGTGAAAGCGAAAATATCAAAATAGCTAGAAAGTCGATCGTGGCAAAGTGTGATATAAAAAAGGGTGAAATTTTTAGCGAGAAAAATATCTGCGTAAAACGCCCAGGAGATGGCATAAATCCTATGAGGTGGGATGAGGTGATCGGACAAATTTCACAAAAAGATTACAAGCAAGATGATCTGATATGAGAAAAATTTGCGTAGTAACTGGCACTAGAGCTGAATATGGCCTACTTTACTGGCTATTAAAAGAGATTGAGGCAGATAGCGAGCTTGAACTTCAAATAATTGCCACCGGCATGCACTTAAGTCCTGAGTTTGGACTAACATATAAAGAGATAGAAAAAGAATTTAAGATAGATAAAAAGATAGAAATTTTAAGTAGTTCTCATACAAGCCTTGATATTTGTTCGGAGATGGCAAGAGTTTATGAGAAATTTGCTCCGGCACTAGCTGAGCTTAAGCCTGATATATTGGTGCTTCTTGGTGATAGATATGAGATATTTGGTGTAGCAGGTGTCGCTAGTATCATGCAAATACCAATAGCACATATCCATGGCGGCGAGACCACGCAGGGAGCATTTGACGAAGCTTTTAGACACAGCATAACAAAGATGAGCCATATACATTTTGCAGCTACAAATGAGTACGCAAATCGCATAATTCAGCTTGGCGAAGAGCCTAGGATGGTTTTTAATGTTGGTGGCCCTGGCATAGAAAATATAAAAAAGTTAAATTTACTAAACAAAGATGAGTTTGAAAAGTCTATAAAATTTAAGCTTGCTAAAAAAAATATCCTCATCACTTTTCATCCGGTGACACTTGAAAATAGTAGTGCAAGAGAGCAGTTTGGTGAGCTTTTAAAAGCAATAGATGAGTTAGAGGATACAAATTTTATCTTTACAAAAGCAAATAGCGATACAGATGGCGATGTGATAAATAAAATGATAGATGAGTATGTGAGTAAAAATTCACAAAAAGCTGTGGCGTTTGCTTCACTTGGGCAGCTAAGATACTTAAGTGCGATAAAATTTGTTGATATTGTCCTAGGAAATAGCTCGAGTGGCTTAACGGAAGCACCAAGCTTTAAAAAGGCTACTATAAATATAGGCGACCGCCAAAAAGGACGCGCTAGAGCTAGCAGTGTGATAGACGTTAGGCCTGTTAAAGAAGAAATTTTAGCTGCTATAACAAAAGCATATTCGAAGGAATTTAAGCAAATTTTACAAGACACAATCAATCCATACGATAGTGGTAGCCCAAGTAAAAAAATACTAAAAATTTTAAAAGAGCTAGAGCTTGATGATATTTTGAAAAAGAAATTTTATGATATAGGTTTGAAATGAGAATAGTAAACGATATAAAGCTAAGCATAAATTCAACCATAAAAGACGCCTTGCAAACAATCAATAATGGCGGGCTCCAAATAGCTATTGTCGTGGATGAAAACGATAGCCTTGTAGGTACAATAACAGATGGGGATATCAGGCGCGGACTACTAAATGGTCTTGATCTAAATAGCAACATAAATCTTATAGTACACAAGAGTCCAAGTACTGCAAATGTTGGCGACACAAAAGAGTCTATACTAAAAATAGCCCTTGCTAAAAAACTTCATAAAATCCCACTAATAGATGAACTTGGAAAGCTAGTTGGCATAGAAGATATCGAAGATATTATAAAGCCAGCCAGTAAAACAAACAAAGTCATTTTAATGGTAGGAGGCCTTGGCACTAGGCTTAGACCACTTACGCAAGATACCCCAAAGCCAATGTTAAAGGTCGGAAACAAGCCGATACTTCAAACGATAGTTGAGAAATTTGCAGAGTATGGCTTTGTAAATATCACTATGTGTGTAAATTTTAATGCAGGCATCATCAAGGACTATTTTGGTGACGGTAAGGAATTTGGAGTAAACATTGACTACATTTTAGAGCAAAAAAGAATGGGTACAGCAGGTGCATTAAGCTTACTTAAAGAGCGACCAAACGAGCCATTTTTTGTAATGAATGGTGATCTTCTTACAAATGTAAATTTCGAGCATATTTTTAACTACCACATGCTAAATAAAGCTACAGCCACAATGTGTGTAAGAGAGTATGACTACGAAGTGCCTTATGGCGTTGTAAAAATGAATGACAACAAGATAGTAGAGATCTCAGAAAAACCGGTGCAGAAATTTTTCGTAAGTGCTGGGATATATATGCTCTCACCTGAAATTTTAGATTTGATCCCGAAAAATGAGTTTTACGATATGCCGACTCTTTTTGAAAAAGCCATAAGCCAAGGTAAAAACGTAATCTCATTTCCTATACACGAGTATTGGATTGACATAGGACGATTAGAAGAGTATCAAAAAGCAAATGAAGAATACGCAAAAATATTTTGATGAGGCATTTTAGATGAAAGCTCTTATCTTAGGCTATGGCTCGATTGGTAAAAGGCATTACGAAGTATTGGAAGCTTTACCGCAGATAGATGAGATCTGCCTCGTTACTAGCCAAGATGTAGCCAATAAAATTTGTTACAAAAGTTTAGAAGAAGTCTCAAATTTAGACAAGTTTGACTACTTTGTCATAGCAACTCCCACATTTTTACACCTGCAAAATTTAAAATTTTTAGACGAGAAAGTAAAAGATAAAATAATACTTTGCGAAAAGCCTTTGTTTGAGAAATTTTACGATTTTACACCAAAAAACAACAAAATTTTTGTAGGCTACGTACTTAGATTTCATCCTCTTTTACAAAAACTAAAAGAGCTTTTGAAGAGTGAAAAAATTTTATACATAAATGCTAGTTGTGGACAGTATCTACCAAGCTGGAGAAGCGGCGACTATACAAAATGTTATAGTGCTAGCAAAGAAAAAGGCGGTGGGGTTTTGCTAGATCTTAGTCATGAGTTAGACTATACCATGTGGCTGTGTGGCAAATTTAAGAGCATAAAAAGCTTTCAAGATAAAATCTCAAATTTGCAGATAACAAGTGATGATTTATGTTTAATCTTTGGCAAAACAGACAATAATGTAGTAGCCAATATAAGCATTGATTATTTAAGCCATATGACGCATAGAAACGTGCGAGTGGAGTGCGAAGGCTCCACTTATGAGCTTAATTTCATAAAAGGTACTCTCACAAAACAAGATATCAATAGGCAAATTTTTAACATGCCAAATTTGGAAAGAAATGAGATGTTTCTAGCTATGCATAAAGATGTCCTAGGTGAACAAAGATACGTTTGTGGCTTTAGCGAAGGACAAGATACTATGGGCACAATAGATCAAATTCAAAGGCAAAATAATGAGTAATGTGTTATGTACAATATGTGCAAGAGGCGGTAGTAAGGGTGTAAAAGGAAAAAATATACGTGAGCTTTGTGGAAAACCACTTATTGCTTACACCATAGAGCAAGCCAGAGAGTCAAATTTATTTGAACATATAGTAATCAGTACTGATAGCGATTTGATCGCAGAAACAGCAGTAAAATACGGTGCAGAAGTCTTTTTTAAAAGAGATGCTGCTATGGCCAGCGATACAGCCGGAAAGCTTGATGTAATAAAAGATGCTTTTTTAAAAAGCGAACAACATTATGCACAAAGATTTGATTATGAGATTGATCTTGATGCAACAGCTCCACTTCGTGATGTAAGCGATATCATAAACGCTTACAATCAGTTTCTACACGATAAAAATGACAACCTAATAACCGCGATGCCAAGCAGAAGAAGTCCATACTTTAACTTGGTTGAAATTTATCCTGATGGACATGTGGGGCTTGCAAAAACTTTAGCAAAAGCCATTGTAAGACGACAAGATGCACCAAAGACTTATGATATGAACGCTTCTATCTATATCTGGAAACGTGAAGCCTTGCTAAATAACGATACATTGTTTTTGCCAAAAACTGGGCTTTATGTGATGAGTGAAGACAGATCAATCGATATAGATTGTGAACTGGATTTTAGATTTGTAGAGTTTTTAATGAAGGAAAAAAATGCTAACAGATAAGGTCATAGTAGTAACGGGAGGGGCTGGTAGGATAGGAAGTGCTTTTATAAGAGCTATCGTTAATCAAAATGGCATTGGTGTGATAGCAGAGGTAGATACAAAAAGAGCAAATTTACTAAAAGACGAGGTATTGAGCTCAAATAAAGATGCAAGGATCGAAGTTCTACAAATTGATATCAGTGACGTAAATTCTGTTAATGAAGCCATAAATTTCTTACACTCAAAATATGGCCACGTAGATGCACTGGTAAATAACGCCTATCCAAAAAACAAAAATTACGGTAAGAAATTTTTTGAGATAGATATGAATGATTTCAATGCCTTTTTAAATTTACACCTTGGTGGATACTTTAATATCTCACAAAATTTTATAAAATTCTTTTTAGAGCAAGGTTACGGCGATATCATAAATATCTCATCTATACAAGGTATCGGAGCGCCTGCTTTTGAGACTTACGAGGGAACAAATATGCACTCTCCTGTCGAATATACAGTAGTAAAACATGGCCTTCTTGGCATGACAAAATACATGGCAAAGATGTTCAAAAAAGACAATATCCGAGTAAACGCTATAAGTCCTGGAGGAATTTTAGATGGGCAGCCTGAGCCATTTTTAAGCCAATATAAAAAAAGATGTGGCATGAAAGGAATGCTCAATGCAAATGATATTTGCGGTACTTTGATCTATTTATTAAGCGACGTATCAAAATATGTAAATGGACAAAATATCGTAGTTGATGATGGATTTAGTTTATAATTTAAAGCCTTAGTTTGCCACTAAGGCTTTAAGTAGCAAATTTAGAATGAGTATTTTAAAATCTTATATACAAAGCTTAAGATATTTTATTGATTGTAAAAGTATAAAACCCCAAAGCTAGGCTTTGGGGTGTGGGTTTGCGTATTGTAAAAGCATTAACACTCTTAAGGCTTTGTGCTACTACAAAGCCTCTACTTAAAACCTTAATTAACTACTGTAGTAGCTTCATTACGTTTTGTTGTACGCTGTTTGCTTGACTCATAGCATAAGCACCTGACTGAGCTAGGATGTTATGTTTTGAGAAGTTAGCAGACTCGCTAGCAAAATCAACATCTCTGATTTGAGATTCTGCTGATTTTACGTTAACTTGAGTTACAGTGATGTTATTAACTGTAGCTTGAAGTTGGTTTTGAACTGAACCAAGGTCTGAACGAACTTGATCTAGTGTTTTTTGAGCAGACTCAGCGATACTCATAACAGCCATCGCACCACGAAGTGTCATAACACCTGCTGATTGGTTTACTGTTAAAGCTGCACTCATTCTTTGAAAGCCCATAGCAGTTGCTAGGGTTTTATCTATTTGTCCTCTTATGTCTCTTAGAGATACTGATTGTTGAGCACCACCATCAGCAGAGAATGCTATTGACAATTTAGTAGCACCGCCACCTTCTAGTTTAATATCTCTACCATCAAGACGAACCAAATTTAGTCTTCCAACAAAGCCTTTTGTTAAATTGTTACCTTTTCCGCCAAGTCCTTTCTCAATGTCTGTACCAGTTGCAACAATAGCACGACCATCACGGCTTGTTAGTACCATTTTACCAGTTTCAGC
This window harbors:
- a CDS encoding LegC family aminotransferase — protein: MKKCDFDEVLKFIKSTFGKDKVPLHEPKFIGNEKKYLLECIDSSFVSSVGKFVDEFESKLAKMVGAKFAVATTNGTSALHICLKLAGVEQNDEVITQPVTFIATCNAISYLFAKPVFVDVDLDTLGMSPASLSAFLEKNCELKDGKCVNKTSGRIVRACVPMHTFGLPCKIVEIAEICKRWNIALVEDSAESLGSYYKGTHTGNFGKLAAMSFNGNKIVTSGGGGAIITNDEEIAKHAKFITTTAKVPHPFEYRHSEIGYNYRLPNLNAALLVAQLENLELFLKSKRELAMIYKEYFSKFDDVKFIDEPVDTRSNFWLNAVLFESREKRDKFLKFSNENGVFTRPIWQLMNELDMFKDCQRDELKNAKFLSDRIVNIPSSARV
- a CDS encoding methionyl-tRNA formyltransferase; its protein translation is MKLKIGYFADGIWSHNAFDKLIKDKDIEIKFICARYDSNDEKLLNYANEFKIDYLKHKDINSDEFIDKIKQYDCDLFVSMSFNQIFKSKIINLPKYKTINCHAGKLPFYRGRNILNWALINDEKEFGITVHYMDTGIDTGDIILQKCFNITDNDDYKSILTKAHSECANILYEAICLFKNGKAESKKQEGVGFYCSRRIEGDENLNFNQTSREVFNFVRAICYPAIVARAFLNGKEMKINKVELVKDAPLYKCVTGAILCKDGNTFLVKTQDSFVKVVEYEYDGKIKVGDRFDVK
- the neuB gene encoding N-acetylneuraminate synthase: MSNRVFIIAEAGVNHNGDRNLAKKLIDVAASAGANAVKFQTFKAQNLVSKNAQKASYQKQTTDKNESQFEMIKKLELDENTHKELIEYCKQKNITFLSTPFDSDSIKLLDELGLSTFKIPSGEITNLPYLRQIGGLNKKIILSTGMANLGEVESAIEVLIKSGTKRENISLLHANTQYPTPMEDVNLKAMITLKNAFGLEVGYSDHTLGIEVDIAAVAMGAKIIEKHFTLDKSMPGPDHKASLEPDELADMIRAIRNIELALGDGLKHFSKSESENIKIARKSIVAKCDIKKGEIFSEKNICVKRPGDGINPMRWDEVIGQISQKDYKQDDLI
- the neuC gene encoding UDP-N-acetylglucosamine 2-epimerase — protein: MRKICVVTGTRAEYGLLYWLLKEIEADSELELQIIATGMHLSPEFGLTYKEIEKEFKIDKKIEILSSSHTSLDICSEMARVYEKFAPALAELKPDILVLLGDRYEIFGVAGVASIMQIPIAHIHGGETTQGAFDEAFRHSITKMSHIHFAATNEYANRIIQLGEEPRMVFNVGGPGIENIKKLNLLNKDEFEKSIKFKLAKKNILITFHPVTLENSSAREQFGELLKAIDELEDTNFIFTKANSDTDGDVINKMIDEYVSKNSQKAVAFASLGQLRYLSAIKFVDIVLGNSSSGLTEAPSFKKATINIGDRQKGRARASSVIDVRPVKEEILAAITKAYSKEFKQILQDTINPYDSGSPSKKILKILKELELDDILKKKFYDIGLK
- a CDS encoding nucleotidyltransferase family protein, whose protein sequence is MRIVNDIKLSINSTIKDALQTINNGGLQIAIVVDENDSLVGTITDGDIRRGLLNGLDLNSNINLIVHKSPSTANVGDTKESILKIALAKKLHKIPLIDELGKLVGIEDIEDIIKPASKTNKVILMVGGLGTRLRPLTQDTPKPMLKVGNKPILQTIVEKFAEYGFVNITMCVNFNAGIIKDYFGDGKEFGVNIDYILEQKRMGTAGALSLLKERPNEPFFVMNGDLLTNVNFEHIFNYHMLNKATATMCVREYDYEVPYGVVKMNDNKIVEISEKPVQKFFVSAGIYMLSPEILDLIPKNEFYDMPTLFEKAISQGKNVISFPIHEYWIDIGRLEEYQKANEEYAKIF
- a CDS encoding Gfo/Idh/MocA family protein, which translates into the protein MKALILGYGSIGKRHYEVLEALPQIDEICLVTSQDVANKICYKSLEEVSNLDKFDYFVIATPTFLHLQNLKFLDEKVKDKIILCEKPLFEKFYDFTPKNNKIFVGYVLRFHPLLQKLKELLKSEKILYINASCGQYLPSWRSGDYTKCYSASKEKGGGVLLDLSHELDYTMWLCGKFKSIKSFQDKISNLQITSDDLCLIFGKTDNNVVANISIDYLSHMTHRNVRVECEGSTYELNFIKGTLTKQDINRQIFNMPNLERNEMFLAMHKDVLGEQRYVCGFSEGQDTMGTIDQIQRQNNE
- a CDS encoding cytidylyltransferase domain-containing protein: MSNVLCTICARGGSKGVKGKNIRELCGKPLIAYTIEQARESNLFEHIVISTDSDLIAETAVKYGAEVFFKRDAAMASDTAGKLDVIKDAFLKSEQHYAQRFDYEIDLDATAPLRDVSDIINAYNQFLHDKNDNLITAMPSRRSPYFNLVEIYPDGHVGLAKTLAKAIVRRQDAPKTYDMNASIYIWKREALLNNDTLFLPKTGLYVMSEDRSIDIDCELDFRFVEFLMKEKNANR
- a CDS encoding oxidoreductase translates to MLTDKVIVVTGGAGRIGSAFIRAIVNQNGIGVIAEVDTKRANLLKDEVLSSNKDARIEVLQIDISDVNSVNEAINFLHSKYGHVDALVNNAYPKNKNYGKKFFEIDMNDFNAFLNLHLGGYFNISQNFIKFFLEQGYGDIINISSIQGIGAPAFETYEGTNMHSPVEYTVVKHGLLGMTKYMAKMFKKDNIRVNAISPGGILDGQPEPFLSQYKKRCGMKGMLNANDICGTLIYLLSDVSKYVNGQNIVVDDGFSL